A part of Flavobacteriaceae bacterium GSB9 genomic DNA contains:
- a CDS encoding toll/interleukin-1 receptor domain-containing protein: protein MSDFITVNQLKKSIEKNDASLTKLFSVFEAKLSNALKKREQFESSVFISHSHKNGDLVEYLVSLLVKLKVDVYVDWMDEELSYPPTAKTAIKIKNMISANKKFILLATNEGIESKWCNWELGIGDVHKYIENIALLPVADNSGKWIGNEYLRLYPYVDKKYKSLEWDDDYTVVYPNGEKIDFVEWLKSN, encoded by the coding sequence ATGTCTGATTTTATTACTGTAAACCAATTAAAAAAATCTATCGAAAAAAATGATGCCAGTTTAACAAAACTATTTTCAGTATTTGAAGCTAAACTATCTAATGCATTAAAAAAAAGAGAACAATTTGAGTCAAGTGTTTTTATAAGTCATAGTCACAAAAATGGAGATTTAGTAGAATATTTGGTTTCTTTATTGGTTAAACTAAAAGTAGATGTTTATGTAGATTGGATGGATGAAGAATTATCATATCCACCAACAGCTAAAACGGCTATTAAAATAAAAAACATGATTAGTGCCAATAAAAAATTTATTCTACTTGCTACAAACGAAGGAATTGAATCCAAATGGTGTAATTGGGAGTTAGGAATTGGAGACGTGCACAAGTATATAGAAAATATAGCCTTACTACCTGTAGCGGATAACTCAGGAAAATGGATTGGAAATGAGTATTTACGTTTGTATCCTTATGTAGATAAAAAGTATAAATCTTTGGAATGGGACGATGATTATACTGTTGTTTACCCGAATGGAGAAAAAATCGACTTTGTAGAATGGTTAAAATCTAACTAA
- a CDS encoding restriction endonuclease, translated as MATNLKDQIPDFQTVMLPMLQLLADGNSKTLNEVMQVLTQHFKLTPEHLKIKVPSGQMGLFRNRIGWTRSYLKKAGLIFYPERGVYQITEEGKKFLATNPAKLRMKQLEQFPKYQEWRKTFNGTNTKQKEVVNTLDQTPEEVLAATVTELKNELATELLDKLKENSFQYFENFVIQLLQKMGYGEFREDASQHTGKSGDDGVDGIISQDRLGLENVYIQAKRFTNNSVGSPEIRNFIGSLALQGVNKGVFLTTSRFSASAIQTAQDSKQQKIVLIDGKELTELAIEYNLGVQVAETIQIKKIDLDYFEE; from the coding sequence ATGGCTACAAATTTAAAAGACCAGATACCAGATTTTCAAACCGTTATGTTGCCCATGTTACAGCTATTGGCAGATGGTAACTCAAAAACATTAAATGAGGTCATGCAGGTCTTGACGCAACATTTTAAGCTAACACCAGAGCATCTTAAAATAAAAGTGCCTAGTGGTCAAATGGGGTTGTTTAGAAATCGCATTGGTTGGACGCGCAGTTATTTAAAAAAGGCAGGGCTAATTTTTTACCCCGAACGTGGTGTTTATCAAATAACCGAAGAGGGTAAAAAGTTCTTAGCAACTAATCCTGCTAAATTACGCATGAAACAATTAGAGCAGTTTCCTAAATATCAAGAATGGCGCAAAACATTTAACGGTACTAATACAAAACAGAAGGAAGTTGTAAACACTTTAGACCAAACACCTGAAGAAGTTTTAGCAGCAACAGTAACCGAATTAAAAAATGAGTTAGCCACAGAGTTGTTAGATAAACTAAAGGAAAATTCGTTTCAGTACTTTGAAAACTTTGTAATTCAGCTGTTGCAAAAAATGGGGTACGGTGAATTTAGAGAAGATGCATCTCAACATACTGGAAAAAGTGGAGACGATGGAGTAGATGGTATCATATCACAAGATAGGTTAGGCTTAGAAAATGTCTATATACAGGCAAAACGTTTTACTAATAATTCGGTTGGTTCTCCGGAAATAAGAAATTTTATAGGCTCATTAGCATTACAAGGTGTAAATAAAGGCGTTTTTTTAACAACAAGTAGGTTCTCGGCAAGTGCAATTCAAACAGCACAAGATAGCAAACAACAAAAAATAGTATTGATAGACGGTAAAGAACTAACAGAATTGGCAATAGAATATAATTTGGGTGTACAAGTAGCAGAAACCATTCAAATTAAAAAGATTGATTTAGACTACTTTGAAGAGTAA
- a CDS encoding GNAT family N-acetyltransferase translates to MGFLLDSCTLKPFNQEIIDACQPFDCDHQDLNDFFTNDVDNYSTELLGKTYCFTLDADPTIIVCAFTISNDSIKTTHLPNSRKKRVIKEIPRPKHMRSYPAVLIGRLGVHKDYRNIVGETDNTGKQLMDFIKSWFIDGANKTGCRFIVVDSYNEPRALRYYAKNGFEGLFTTEEQEREFTGMKSVLNERQIFYNRVRKFFKLPLIEIEKLSSRLMFFDLIVLKK, encoded by the coding sequence TTGGGATTTTTACTTGATAGCTGCACACTTAAGCCTTTTAATCAAGAAATAATAGATGCTTGTCAGCCTTTTGATTGTGACCATCAAGATTTAAACGATTTTTTCACAAATGATGTAGATAATTATTCTACAGAACTTTTAGGTAAAACATACTGTTTTACTTTAGATGCAGACCCTACTATAATTGTATGTGCATTTACTATTTCAAATGATAGTATCAAAACAACTCATCTACCTAATTCAAGAAAAAAGAGAGTAATAAAGGAAATTCCAAGACCAAAACATATGCGCAGTTATCCTGCTGTGCTTATCGGTCGTTTAGGTGTTCATAAAGATTATAGAAATATTGTAGGTGAAACAGATAATACAGGTAAGCAATTAATGGATTTTATTAAATCTTGGTTTATTGATGGTGCTAATAAAACAGGTTGTAGATTTATTGTTGTTGATTCCTATAATGAACCTAGAGCATTAAGATATTATGCTAAAAATGGTTTTGAAGGCTTATTTACTACTGAAGAACAAGAAAGAGAATTTACAGGAATGAAATCTGTGTTGAATGAAAGGCAGATTTTTTATAATAGGGTTAGAAAGTTTTTTAAACTACCATTAATTGAAATAGAAAAGTTATCATCAAGATTAATGTTTTTTGATTTGATTGTACTTAAAAAATAA
- a CDS encoding helix-turn-helix domain-containing protein produces the protein MITKTIQITEVTVEELADKVADKLMLKIENYLKDLSKKKNDEILTRQEVADYLKISLVTIHSWNKCGILKPIRMGNRIFYKKQDILDVLEQKTINKKR, from the coding sequence ATGATTACAAAAACAATTCAAATCACTGAAGTCACAGTAGAAGAATTAGCTGATAAAGTAGCAGATAAATTAATGCTCAAAATTGAAAATTACCTTAAAGACTTATCTAAAAAGAAAAATGATGAAATACTTACAAGACAAGAAGTAGCCGATTATTTAAAGATAAGTTTAGTAACAATACATTCCTGGAATAAATGCGGTATTTTAAAACCAATTCGTATGGGCAACAGAATTTTTTATAAAAAGCAAGACATATTAGATGTTTTAGAACAGAAGACAATAAATAAAAAAAGGTAG
- a CDS encoding DUF6266 family protein, producing the protein MGKIAQGILGGLSGKVGNVIGGSWKGIDYLRIKPSSVANPRTVGQVNQRNKFAVTLEYLQPNIAFIQKGYKNYAVKKTEFNAAMSYVLNNAITGIEPNFNVDYATALLSRGNLSSALNPGTDLTTAGQVTFTWDDNSTEGNANATDKAMLLVYNPTKKESISQLEGAARTVGTEIVNIPATYTGDNVELFMAFISEDGSQLSNSVYLGSGTAS; encoded by the coding sequence ATGGGAAAAATAGCCCAAGGAATCCTAGGAGGATTATCAGGAAAAGTAGGTAATGTTATTGGTGGTAGCTGGAAAGGAATTGATTATTTAAGAATTAAGCCTTCTAGTGTTGCTAATCCAAGAACAGTAGGACAGGTAAATCAAAGAAATAAGTTTGCTGTAACATTAGAATATTTGCAACCTAACATTGCCTTTATTCAAAAAGGGTATAAGAATTATGCTGTTAAAAAAACAGAGTTTAATGCAGCGATGTCTTATGTTTTGAATAATGCAATTACTGGTATTGAACCTAATTTTAATGTGGATTATGCAACAGCTTTATTAAGTCGAGGTAATTTATCGAGTGCTTTAAACCCTGGAACAGATTTAACAACAGCAGGTCAAGTTACATTTACCTGGGATGATAATTCAACGGAAGGTAATGCAAATGCAACTGATAAAGCGATGTTATTAGTTTATAATCCAACGAAAAAAGAGTCTATATCTCAATTGGAAGGAGCTGCTAGGACAGTAGGTACTGAAATAGTAAATATTCCTGCAACTTATACCGGAGATAATGTAGAGCTTTTTATGGCTTTCATTTCTGAGGATGGTTCACAGCTTTCAAATAGCGTTTATTTAGGTAGTGGTACGGCATCTTAA
- a CDS encoding NAD(P)H-dependent oxidoreductase — translation MDTIKQLKWRYATKKFDAEKKLSEAKLNVVKQAFNLTATSFGLQTIKLILIEDKDLRLPLLKHAYYQKQVVDASHLLVICIQKDILQNDVKQYYNNIKDTRKTPESILKPYRESLIEMIEKMSVKERQQWSTNQAYIALGNLMTVCAIEGIDSCPMEGFVPEKYDDILKLEEKGLKSVLLLPIGYRADDDMFSAFKKVRKPIKEAVIEI, via the coding sequence ATGGATACGATTAAACAGTTAAAGTGGCGCTATGCAACCAAAAAGTTTGATGCTGAAAAAAAACTTTCAGAAGCCAAATTAAATGTAGTAAAACAAGCCTTTAATCTTACGGCTACTTCCTTTGGACTACAAACCATAAAACTTATTCTTATTGAAGATAAAGATTTAAGGTTACCATTATTAAAGCACGCATACTATCAAAAACAGGTGGTAGATGCCTCGCATTTGCTAGTTATTTGCATTCAAAAAGATATTTTGCAAAACGATGTCAAACAATACTATAATAATATAAAAGATACACGAAAGACTCCAGAAAGCATCTTAAAGCCGTACAGAGAAAGTCTTATAGAAATGATTGAAAAAATGTCGGTGAAAGAACGCCAGCAATGGTCAACCAATCAAGCTTATATCGCTTTGGGCAACCTAATGACCGTCTGTGCCATCGAAGGCATCGATTCTTGCCCAATGGAAGGTTTCGTTCCAGAAAAATACGACGACATCCTAAAATTAGAAGAAAAGGGACTCAAATCGGTGTTGCTGCTTCCCATAGGTTACCGGGCCGACGACGATATGTTTTCCGCATTTAAAAAGGTAAGAAAACCAATAAAGGAAGCCGTAATAGAAATATAA
- a CDS encoding DegT/DnrJ/EryC1/StrS family aminotransferase: MPGFELFGEQERKEVNDVLDNGVLMRYGFDGMRNGHWKAKELEAALQNTFQSNHVQLVSSGTAAVSVALASAGVGAGDEVIMPTFTFVASFEAIMMLGAVPVLVDIDDTLGLNPDAVIEAITPKTKAVMVVQMCGSMANMDTLKDICNAHNLLLVEDACQAIGGAYKGKPLGSVGDLGCFSFDFVKTITCGEGGAVVTNNKDYYLNADHYSDHGHDHIGNDRGAETHPFLGYNFRISELHAAVGLAQVKRLPEFLEIQRKYLKIFQDTLSQIPEVTLRAVPEGGEESGAFFNFFLPNLETARQVIQAFKEEGVDVCWNYFDNNWHYIRKWDHLKNLKSLFPISNEVKEGLQYLLNKDFSKSDYYIGRNISCLIKLSWTEEEVKARAQKMSEIIARIVS, translated from the coding sequence ATGCCAGGATTTGAACTATTTGGAGAACAAGAAAGAAAAGAAGTTAACGATGTTTTAGACAATGGTGTGCTTATGCGCTATGGTTTCGATGGTATGCGAAATGGTCATTGGAAAGCCAAAGAACTCGAAGCAGCGTTGCAAAATACGTTTCAGTCCAACCACGTTCAATTGGTATCCAGTGGTACAGCAGCGGTTTCTGTGGCTTTGGCTTCGGCGGGTGTAGGAGCAGGCGATGAGGTTATAATGCCAACATTTACTTTTGTGGCCAGTTTCGAGGCTATTATGATGCTTGGTGCTGTCCCTGTTTTAGTAGATATCGACGATACTTTAGGCTTAAATCCCGATGCTGTAATAGAAGCCATAACCCCAAAAACAAAAGCCGTAATGGTTGTTCAAATGTGTGGGAGTATGGCTAATATGGACACTTTAAAAGATATTTGTAACGCGCATAATTTACTCTTGGTTGAAGATGCTTGCCAGGCAATTGGAGGCGCGTATAAGGGAAAACCTTTAGGAAGTGTTGGTGATTTAGGTTGCTTTTCGTTCGATTTTGTAAAGACCATAACTTGCGGTGAAGGCGGTGCCGTAGTAACCAACAACAAGGATTATTATTTGAATGCCGACCACTATAGTGACCACGGTCATGACCACATTGGAAATGATAGAGGCGCCGAAACACATCCGTTTTTAGGTTATAACTTCAGAATATCTGAATTGCATGCCGCTGTAGGTTTGGCACAGGTAAAACGCTTACCCGAATTTTTAGAAATTCAAAGAAAATATCTTAAGATTTTTCAGGATACCTTATCCCAAATTCCAGAAGTAACCCTAAGAGCAGTACCTGAAGGGGGCGAGGAAAGTGGTGCCTTTTTTAATTTTTTCTTACCCAACTTAGAGACCGCAAGGCAAGTTATTCAGGCTTTTAAGGAAGAAGGCGTTGATGTTTGCTGGAATTATTTCGATAATAATTGGCATTACATTCGTAAATGGGATCACTTAAAAAACCTAAAATCACTTTTTCCAATTTCCAATGAAGTTAAGGAAGGCCTGCAATACCTGCTAAATAAGGATTTTTCAAAATCAGATTATTATATTGGACGAAATATTTCCTGTTTAATAAAATTATCGTGGACAGAAGAGGAGGTTAAAGCTAGAGCACAAAAAATGTCTGAAATTATCGCAAGGATTGTGAGTTAG
- a CDS encoding response regulator, whose product MNYLKTILIFLLSFAALAQSHKEQMAFRSLTVKQGLSQNSVISMAQDSIGYMWFATQDGLNRYNGRTFKQYNKQFEDITRATFSNLGKVYFDKQNRLWIITHSGQLELYQPKTDDFKSMSLPFRASTVFQDEQLNLYIGSYGDGLFKVDAQTKDTVSIFKNTDKSSTVYNIVQAEKEIMVAASGAVYKVYANGRYAKVDVKTNKETNFSTLEQDSAGGFWLGAYGNGLFYMSENSNVFIRYSHENLPNDLNIEDLLIDSKNRLWIATYSDGVYLIDFPTNSVKNFKANKNNPFAIHYNDMLCLYEDITGLIWIGSDGTGASYYDEHLIKFNILTNNQVPRNVNVDMIRSFTTDRKHNFWIGTSGKGLTYYNAQDETFKTFTNHNSPLNSSRIISLNYFEDELWVGHQGYGLNIIDGSGNYKDFPELKNHTIWRILEESKNRRWLATERHGVILFDKNDGIIKQFNSENSGLAQNNIRAFIKGEHDDFWIGTDNKGVFKLDNRIDKVSKIKGLDNKIKSLFFENQTLWVGTFGAGLKKYNILDKTIKTYTEKDGLPNQVVYGILPDSDKNLWLSTNNGLCRFNPKNEGIEVFTIDDGLQDTEFNTGAYFKDARGTLYFGGLEGLNWFNPEKLTYNKEKPKTIISKFEVFSKERPLANHSELKYNQNTVTFTFSSLHFAQPERNQYKYRLLNYEDHWVSPKDVNFAHYTNLPPNTYTFQVISSNYDGVWNDNPASFTFTILKPWYLTGGMRVFYVLLFFLLLLGIYRYLKFRWNVKTQLQLEHAETERLKKLDEFKTKLYTNISHEFRTPLTLISGPIDHQLSKEHLKPEDREELGLVKQNANRLLNLVNQMVDLSLIDSGQARLKVTQGNLNVLLTQIVSAFQYKAYEKHIQINSSIENLNKVWYDADVIEKITSNLLSNAIKYAPKSSDIIFDANKQDNALVLSVINTNNEIEKKDLGKLFERFYQDDATAEGVGVGLALVKELVSLSNGRVLVNSIDTNKIQFTVTLPIRKNAFKPSEIDDSETEEDKLSSENHFEGSLNDDSPALLIVEDDKDIRLFIASIFKNSYKIIEAVNGKIGVEKALKHIPDLIISDVMMPVADGIYLCNTLKYNELTSHIPIILLTAKVSEAQKKEGLKTGADAYVTKPFNPETLNLRVEKLIENRKMLQKHFSKSKSFNVGPEIKISSTEADFLKRLKSVLGKNLINPDFTSVAFADAMGMSRTQLHRKLKAITGQSTSEFIRLERLKLSVELLKKSDSTVSEIAYQVGFNTPSYFIKCFKEVYKCTPNEYTNID is encoded by the coding sequence ATGAATTATTTAAAAACCATTCTTATATTTTTATTGTCCTTTGCAGCCTTAGCGCAAAGCCATAAAGAACAAATGGCTTTTAGGAGTTTAACGGTAAAGCAAGGCTTGTCGCAGAACAGTGTTATAAGTATGGCCCAAGATTCTATTGGGTACATGTGGTTTGCTACCCAAGATGGACTAAACAGGTATAATGGTAGGACATTTAAGCAATACAACAAGCAATTTGAAGATATAACCCGCGCTACTTTCAGTAATTTAGGCAAGGTTTACTTTGATAAGCAAAATAGACTTTGGATTATTACGCATTCTGGTCAATTAGAGCTTTATCAGCCAAAAACTGACGATTTCAAAAGCATGAGCCTGCCATTTCGGGCAAGTACTGTTTTTCAAGACGAGCAATTAAATTTATACATAGGCTCTTATGGCGACGGACTTTTTAAAGTTGATGCCCAGACAAAAGATACGGTATCTATATTTAAAAACACCGATAAATCAAGTACGGTTTACAATATTGTACAGGCCGAAAAAGAAATTATGGTTGCTGCCTCAGGAGCAGTTTATAAAGTTTATGCAAATGGCCGATATGCCAAAGTAGATGTAAAAACCAATAAAGAAACCAATTTTAGTACGCTAGAACAAGACAGCGCAGGTGGTTTTTGGTTAGGGGCTTATGGTAATGGCTTGTTTTATATGTCCGAAAACAGTAATGTGTTTATAAGGTACAGCCATGAAAACTTGCCTAACGATTTAAACATAGAAGACCTTCTCATAGATAGTAAAAACCGACTTTGGATTGCGACTTATAGCGATGGCGTATATTTAATAGACTTCCCTACCAATTCGGTCAAGAATTTTAAAGCTAACAAAAATAATCCGTTTGCAATACATTACAACGATATGTTGTGTTTGTATGAAGATATTACTGGTTTAATATGGATTGGTTCTGATGGCACAGGGGCTAGTTATTACGACGAGCACTTAATTAAATTTAATATCCTGACCAATAATCAGGTACCGCGGAATGTCAATGTTGATATGATAAGGAGTTTTACAACAGATAGAAAACATAATTTTTGGATTGGTACATCAGGCAAAGGTTTAACGTATTACAACGCGCAAGACGAAACTTTTAAAACATTCACCAACCACAATTCCCCTTTAAACAGTAGCCGCATTATAAGTTTAAACTATTTCGAGGATGAGCTTTGGGTGGGCCATCAAGGCTATGGACTTAATATTATAGATGGTTCAGGTAATTACAAAGACTTTCCTGAATTGAAAAATCATACTATTTGGCGGATTTTAGAAGAATCAAAAAACCGTAGATGGTTAGCAACAGAACGCCATGGAGTCATTTTGTTTGATAAAAATGATGGTATTATTAAGCAATTTAATTCCGAAAATTCAGGGTTGGCACAAAACAATATACGTGCCTTTATTAAGGGCGAACATGATGATTTTTGGATAGGTACCGATAATAAGGGGGTTTTTAAACTTGATAACAGAATAGACAAAGTTTCAAAAATAAAAGGGCTGGATAATAAAATAAAGTCATTGTTTTTTGAAAATCAAACCTTATGGGTTGGTACCTTTGGCGCTGGTTTAAAAAAGTATAATATTTTAGATAAAACCATTAAAACCTATACCGAAAAAGACGGGCTCCCCAATCAGGTGGTTTATGGTATTTTACCCGATAGCGATAAAAATTTATGGTTGAGTACAAATAACGGTTTGTGCCGTTTTAATCCAAAAAATGAAGGTATTGAAGTCTTTACTATTGATGATGGTTTACAGGATACCGAGTTTAATACCGGAGCTTATTTTAAAGACGCTAGAGGCACGCTCTATTTTGGTGGGCTTGAAGGGCTCAATTGGTTCAATCCAGAAAAACTGACTTACAACAAGGAAAAACCTAAAACCATAATATCGAAGTTTGAAGTTTTTTCTAAAGAACGCCCCTTGGCAAATCATTCTGAATTAAAGTATAACCAAAATACTGTTACTTTTACGTTTTCTAGCCTACATTTTGCGCAACCAGAACGAAACCAATACAAATATCGGCTTCTAAATTATGAAGATCATTGGGTATCACCTAAGGATGTGAATTTTGCACATTACACGAATTTACCACCAAATACTTATACGTTTCAGGTTATTTCTTCCAATTATGATGGTGTTTGGAACGATAATCCAGCGTCGTTTACCTTTACCATTTTAAAACCATGGTACTTAACGGGAGGTATGAGAGTATTTTACGTTTTATTGTTTTTTTTACTCCTTTTGGGTATTTATAGGTATTTGAAATTTAGGTGGAATGTAAAAACACAACTGCAATTAGAACATGCTGAAACCGAACGTTTAAAAAAATTAGACGAGTTTAAAACCAAGCTTTACACCAATATTTCACATGAGTTTAGAACACCACTTACACTTATTTCCGGTCCTATAGACCATCAGCTGTCTAAAGAACATTTAAAACCCGAAGACCGCGAAGAACTTGGTTTGGTAAAGCAAAATGCAAATAGGTTGCTTAATTTAGTAAATCAAATGGTCGATTTGTCTTTAATAGATTCTGGCCAAGCCAGGTTAAAAGTAACTCAAGGAAATTTAAACGTGCTATTAACTCAAATTGTTTCTGCTTTTCAATACAAAGCCTACGAAAAACATATTCAGATTAATAGCTCCATTGAAAATTTAAATAAGGTTTGGTACGATGCCGATGTTATTGAAAAAATAACTTCAAACCTATTGTCAAATGCTATAAAATATGCGCCCAAATCAAGTGATATTATTTTTGATGCTAATAAACAGGACAATGCGTTGGTGCTTTCCGTTATAAATACAAACAACGAGATTGAAAAAAAGGATTTAGGAAAATTATTCGAGCGCTTTTATCAAGATGATGCCACTGCCGAAGGTGTTGGTGTTGGGTTGGCGCTTGTTAAAGAATTGGTGTCGCTTTCAAACGGGAGGGTTCTTGTAAATAGTATCGATACAAATAAAATTCAATTTACAGTGACATTGCCCATTCGTAAAAATGCTTTTAAACCATCAGAAATTGATGATTCTGAAACGGAGGAAGATAAGTTGTCCAGCGAAAACCATTTTGAAGGTAGTTTAAATGATGATAGCCCAGCATTGCTCATCGTTGAAGACGACAAGGATATTCGTTTGTTTATTGCTTCTATCTTTAAGAACTCCTACAAAATTATTGAGGCTGTTAATGGAAAAATTGGGGTAGAAAAAGCGCTAAAGCACATACCAGATTTAATTATTAGCGATGTCATGATGCCGGTTGCAGACGGTATTTATCTATGCAACACGTTAAAGTATAATGAGCTAACGAGCCATATTCCTATAATACTTTTAACAGCTAAGGTAAGCGAGGCTCAGAAAAAAGAAGGTTTGAAAACAGGAGCGGATGCTTACGTTACAAAACCATTTAACCCAGAAACACTTAATCTTCGAGTAGAAAAATTAATAGAAAACCGTAAAATGCTCCAAAAGCATTTCAGCAAGAGTAAGAGTTTTAATGTTGGACCGGAGATAAAAATCTCATCAACCGAAGCAGATTTTTTAAAGCGTTTGAAATCCGTTTTGGGTAAAAATTTAATCAACCCCGATTTTACTAGCGTGGCGTTTGCCGACGCTATGGGTATGAGCAGAACGCAGTTGCACCGAAAATTAAAGGCTATTACAGGGCAAAGTACTTCAGAGTTTATCCGTTTGGAACGCTTAAAACTATCTGTTGAACTGTTGAAGAAATCAGATTCCACGGTTTCAGAAATAGCTTATCAAGTAGGTTTTAACACACCTTCTTATTTCATAAAATGCTTTAAAGAGGTTTACAAATGCACGCCTAACGAGTACACCAACATCGATTAA
- the ribB gene encoding 3,4-dihydroxy-2-butanone-4-phosphate synthase, whose amino-acid sequence MTAETMTHKSNSEIKLNTIQEAIDDIRNGKVIIVVDDENRENEGDFLAAADKVTPEVINFMATQGRGLICVPLTETRCNDLELDMMVRNNTDHMETAFTVSVDLRGNGVTTGISAADRAKTVKALIDPDTKPFELARPGHIFPLVAKEGGVLRRTGHTEAAIDFARLAGLNPAGVIVEIMNEDGSMARLPQLYEVAKKLNLKIVSIEDLVAYRMQHDSLIDKKEDFDIETRFGSFRLRAYQQTTNNQIHIALTKGQWKDNEEVLTRINSTLVNNDILGTLTNNADQQLDKMFKVVNDAGKGAIIFINQESQSTNILNRLSFLKENQKEGTITKAPKINMDNRDFGIGAQILHDLNIHKLRLISNSGQTKRVGLIGYGLEIVDYVNY is encoded by the coding sequence ATGACAGCAGAAACCATGACACATAAAAGCAATTCTGAAATAAAACTGAACACCATTCAAGAAGCAATTGACGATATTAGGAATGGTAAAGTTATTATAGTTGTTGATGATGAAAACCGTGAAAATGAAGGTGATTTTTTAGCTGCGGCGGATAAGGTAACTCCTGAGGTTATCAATTTTATGGCTACCCAAGGTCGCGGACTTATTTGTGTACCGTTAACCGAAACGCGTTGCAACGACCTGGAATTAGATATGATGGTACGTAACAACACAGACCACATGGAGACTGCTTTTACTGTTTCTGTCGATTTAAGAGGTAATGGTGTTACCACTGGGATTTCTGCTGCAGATCGAGCAAAAACCGTTAAAGCTTTAATCGATCCTGACACTAAACCTTTTGAATTGGCTAGACCAGGCCATATATTTCCTTTGGTAGCAAAAGAAGGAGGTGTTTTAAGAAGAACCGGACACACCGAAGCTGCTATTGATTTTGCACGTTTGGCAGGGTTAAATCCTGCCGGTGTTATTGTTGAAATTATGAATGAAGACGGCTCAATGGCACGCTTACCTCAGCTTTATGAGGTTGCTAAAAAACTAAATCTAAAAATTGTTTCTATTGAAGATTTGGTTGCCTACCGCATGCAACACGACTCACTGATTGATAAAAAAGAAGATTTTGACATCGAAACCCGTTTTGGAAGTTTTAGGTTAAGAGCTTACCAACAAACCACTAACAATCAAATACATATAGCCTTAACAAAAGGCCAATGGAAAGACAATGAAGAAGTACTTACCAGAATAAATTCTACTTTAGTTAATAACGATATTCTGGGCACCCTTACCAACAATGCCGATCAGCAATTAGACAAAATGTTTAAGGTTGTTAATGATGCCGGAAAAGGTGCTATAATCTTCATTAACCAAGAATCGCAATCTACAAACATTCTTAATAGATTATCGTTTTTAAAAGAAAACCAAAAAGAAGGCACAATCACTAAAGCACCAAAAATCAATATGGACAATAGAGATTTTGGTATTGGTGCTCAAATCCTTCACGACTTAAATATACATAAATTACGTTTAATTTCGAACTCTGGACAAACCAAACGTGTTGGACTTATTGGTTATGGTTTAGAAATTGTTGACTATGTAAATTATTAA
- a CDS encoding outer membrane lipoprotein carrier protein LolA has protein sequence MKKLFAILLISFSMNTFAQNEAKVLLNEVSEKVKSYENISLDFKYILENVSENIKQETKGDVVLEGDKYRLNILGVTRLFDGKTLYSISPEDEEVTISSHIEDENEAITPSKMLSFYEDGYTYAIDIQQNIKGRKIQYIKLTPIDSNSEIRNILLGIDANTKHIYNLIQVGNNGTKTTLTVNSFKTNIPIPKSLFTFDASKYKDYYINKIDLD, from the coding sequence ATGAAAAAACTATTTGCGATTTTATTGATTTCCTTCTCAATGAACACCTTTGCTCAAAACGAAGCCAAAGTACTGTTAAACGAAGTTTCTGAAAAAGTAAAAAGCTACGAAAATATTTCGCTCGATTTTAAATATATATTAGAGAATGTTTCAGAAAACATAAAACAAGAAACCAAGGGTGATGTTGTTTTAGAAGGTGACAAGTACCGTTTGAATATTTTGGGCGTTACACGACTTTTTGATGGAAAAACCCTTTACAGCATTAGCCCAGAGGACGAGGAGGTTACTATTTCATCACACATTGAGGACGAAAATGAAGCTATAACCCCAAGTAAAATGCTATCGTTTTACGAAGATGGTTATACTTATGCTATCGATATTCAACAAAACATAAAAGGCAGGAAAATTCAGTACATAAAGTTAACACCTATCGATTCTAATTCTGAAATAAGAAACATTCTTTTAGGTATTGATGCCAACACCAAACACATTTACAATTTAATACAAGTTGGGAATAACGGCACCAAAACAACGTTAACTGTTAATTCTTTTAAAACAAATATCCCCATTCCAAAAAGCTTATTTACTTTTGACGCCAGTAAGTACAAAGACTATTACATCAATAAAATTGATTTAGACTAA